One part of the Ranitomeya imitator isolate aRanImi1 chromosome 10, aRanImi1.pri, whole genome shotgun sequence genome encodes these proteins:
- the C10H1orf174 gene encoding UPF0688 protein C1orf174 homolog produces the protein MKKRKLTDGVQCSARQKTPNCSTSQNSFNDEAECRNSEKSTKKVCLTSTRKTSNKNLSKKVICDQNRALESDGTKRATKAGTRGRAPSRRCPKVTVSTRATAHHVFRASPSYHGVTDDSGDGVSHPDARGVCTDNSPFFDEDSNQPMPLGRFFENADLMQDFAPVATSCASMSRRELRNLHYRAKEEEEEDDEEEINSEDII, from the exons TTAACAGATGGGGTGCAATGCTCGGCTCGCCAAAAAACTCCAAATTGTTCGACTTCACAGAATTCCTTTAATGATGAAGCTGAATGCCGCAACTCTGAAAAGTCTACGAAGAAAGTCTGCCTG acatcgACCCGCAAAACTTCCAACAAGAATCTATCAAAAAAAGTTATATGTGACCAGAACAGAGCACTAGAAAGTGATGGCACCAAAAGAGCTACTAAGGCGGGAACTCGGGGAAGGGCTCCAAGCAGGAGATGCCCAAAGGTGACGGTCAGCACCCGTGCCACTGCTCATCACGTGTTCAGAGCCAGTCCTTCATATCATGGGGTAACGGACGACAGTGGAGACGGCGTGTCCCATCCGGATGCCAGAGGGGTTTGCACCGACAACAGTCCCTTTTTTGACGAAGACAGTAACCAGCCAATGCCTCTCGGGAGATTCTTTGAAAACGCAGATCTTATGCAG GACTTTGCACCAGTTGCCACATCCTGTGCTTCTATGAGCAGGCGAGAACTAAGGAACCTCCACTACAGagctaaggaggaggaggaggaggatgatgaggaggagatcAATAGCGAAGATATTATTTAG